The nucleotide sequence CTCTACTAAGTAATAGTCATTGAAATTAAagtcgcaaaattaaaacagtTGGATAGTGAATAAGGGAGACGGAGAAGATGTACCAGGAATACCTTAACCAATTGCAAGCCTCCATCGCGCCGATGGGCTCCGAGGAGCTGAAGGAGCTGCTGAATAACGACGACAAGCTAGACGAGAAAGTCGACGAAGTTCTTCAGGTGCTGCGAACTCAAAAGACCAGCGTTTTCGAGGACAACCGGAGTCGAGCGGAGCGCAACATTGAGCGGGAGCCTCAAATCATCGAGCTGCGTGGTCGTCTTGCGGAGCTCTTGGAGGAGGGACGCACCCGGTGTTCGTCTGTCCAGGAAAAGCTGGCCGAGCTTAAGGAGAAATCCGGTGGTGTGGGCCCGGAAACGGCACTGGCCCTGCTGCAGACCGCCGCCTCCGAAAGCGAGGAGCAGACCGAGGAGATGGTCAAGAAGTTCAACGACAGCGATCTCGGGGTGGAGTCCTTTCTGGAGGAGTTCCTCGCCAGTCGGCGGACAATGCATCTACGTCGCCTCAAGGCCGAGAAGATGCAGGACCTCATGAGGAAACAACGCCAGGGCCCGCCAAACGCCTCTCATCCAGCCTACGGAAACGTACCCTCCAGCGGATTTTATCCCTCGGCCGGCGGGTCAGCTCCTTACCCCATTATGGGTTCCCTTATGCCCATGCCACCGCCGTCAAGACCCTACTGAGATCTCGGCCCGTGTTCGAGAGCACGAACTGCCATGGCGCATCAAGCTGCAGCAGGCgagtttatatttatatatgtagtGCGATGAACAATAGGGTGCTTTTAACAAAGAAATGTGCTTGGCCTTATCAAGCTCGCCCAAGTTTTACCCTTTACGGATAATTTAATTCCAATGTTGTTCTTTCGTCATTGCCATACAAGATAAAATAAGTGGCTGGATTATATAGTTGGAATTTCCGACAGGATCTATTTCCTGATAAGTTGACCTTTAAGTACATTTACTGAGGCTTTGAGCCCTATAACTATTTAATTAACGTAAATTCCATGAAACGAAAATGGCTGATGTATGTATAGAAAGTGCATGATTCATCCATTTGCCAACAACATCGGGAAGATTTTGCAACCATTACTTACTATATTGAAGTACCTTAAGCTTGCCTAATTTTATTGTACATTCTTTGCGGAAAGCACCCAAATAACTCACCAAACATATCTTATAGTTAAAAACTGTGTTTATTGTTTAAAATTTCAGAATCCTCACTTTAAGTACATATTGCTTCAGTTTCTTCTTCTGATTACAGTGGGTTAATTGCAAATCAGAGGGAACGTTCTGCCTGTTTTAAAACTAACATTTGAGGTGCTCTACATCTCTGCCTGCACTAAACtatgatatatgtatatgtataaatTAAGCGAAAATTAACATTAATATTAGACAGTGAACATTTcttgttaaaaataaacttttgaaTAAAAATGAAACGGTTTGGAGTGTGCATATTATGGGAGTATGGGGCCAAGGCTAGGCGGCGATTAAAGCGATTTCTTACTGCATATAGATTGTGATTGTGGGTTAACGATTAGTTGGAAGGATTGTGCTTCATGGAGTGTGTGGGTGTTtgttatgtatatataaacaTATTGCCTATCTCTCGACTTCGATTCAATTTCAGTGTTGCATTTGTGTTTCCTCTTTGAGAACGGTTAGTCTTTTATAATTCCAACGGCCTCTGGTTCAatgtatatatgtaaatatatagATTGTATCGTTTTATGCAAAatgttatatataaaatatgttCAACTCTTCCGTTCGGCTTGGATCGGTTCGGTTTTCACTTTAAAAGCTTAATGACTTAAGCTCGTATTTAAGgctattcaaaaatatattcctACAATTGCTAGCCATTCCCGTGGGCAACGCCATCATGACGATCCGAACTCCTTCATCCACTTCTCGTACTTGTCCAGGTCCGCGCGGGACACGCTCTTGTTGCAGCGACTCATGGCCTCGTTGAAGTCCTTGTTCGACACGGGCAGGTCCACCTCCTCAGTTGCCAACTGTCGAATTTGCTCTGGTGTAAGGCCGGCGATCTTACGACGCATCGACATCATACTGGCCTCCCTGGAAACCCGAAGAAGGGTGagtattttttaatagaaaaatatgaattaaccCACCTGCACACGTTTGTGATGTCGGCTCCGGAGTACCCCTTTAGCTCGTTGGCTACGTAGGTCAGATCGACACTATCATCAACCTTGACCTCGCGCAGATTGATCTTTAGCAGCGCCTCGCGGCCTTCGTCCGATGGCAGTGGGATGTAAATGCGCTTCTCCAACCGGCGCCGCAACGCCTCATCGATATCCCAGGGAAAGTTTGTAGCGGCCAGCACCATCACTACCTTGGCCTGTTCCTCTCCTCCACCCACGCCGTCCATTTGGACCAGCAGCTCCGACTTGACGCGTCGCGAGGCCTCGTGCTCCGATTCCGACCCTCTCCGCGAGCACAGGGAGTCGATCTCGTCGATGAAGATTGTGCTGGGCGCATAGAATCGCG is from Drosophila suzukii chromosome 3, CBGP_Dsuzu_IsoJpt1.0, whole genome shotgun sequence and encodes:
- the Vps37B gene encoding vacuolar protein sorting-associated protein 37B; its protein translation is MYQEYLNQLQASIAPMGSEELKELLNNDDKLDEKVDEVLQVLRTQKTSVFEDNRSRAERNIEREPQIIELRGRLAELLEEGRTRCSSVQEKLAELKEKSGGVGPETALALLQTAASESEEQTEEMVKKFNDSDLGVESFLEEFLASRRTMHLRRLKAEKMQDLMRKQRQGPPNASHPAYGNVPSSGFYPSAGGSAPYPIMGSLMPMPPPSRPY